In Pedobacter sp. W3I1, one DNA window encodes the following:
- a CDS encoding acyl-CoA thioesterase, which translates to MPRTKNHIELQFLSEPSDVNYGGKVHGGMMMKWIDQAAFACALQWSQTYCVTVYVGGIRFFHPVHIGHLVKMEARIIYTGKTSMHIAVDAFSKPVGQADFVKNTHCIIVFVAVDDDGQPKGIPAFKPKTEKEIAMHGYAIKLMELRKSIDKEMEPYIV; encoded by the coding sequence ATGCCCAGAACCAAAAACCATATCGAACTTCAATTTTTAAGCGAACCCTCTGACGTTAATTATGGCGGTAAGGTACACGGGGGGATGATGATGAAATGGATTGATCAGGCTGCTTTTGCCTGTGCTTTACAATGGAGCCAAACCTATTGTGTAACGGTTTATGTTGGTGGAATCAGGTTTTTTCACCCGGTTCATATCGGGCATTTGGTTAAAATGGAAGCACGGATCATTTATACCGGTAAAACCAGTATGCATATTGCCGTTGATGCTTTTTCAAAACCCGTAGGGCAAGCCGATTTTGTGAAAAATACACATTGTATTATTGTTTTTGTTGCAGTAGATGACGATGGACAACCGAAGGGAATCCCCGCCTTTAAACCCAAAACCGAAAAAGAAATTGCCATGCATGGTTACGCGATTAAATTAATGGAATTGCGCAAAAGCATTGATAAGGAAATGGAGCCGTATATCGTATAG